GGAGGCGCTGCGGGACCGGACGCTGGAGGGGTGGGTCCTGGAAGGGGCCGGTTAGGCCCTCCGCCGCCGCTTCCGGGGGCGTGTCCGGGGCCCCCGGGGAGCGGGATCCGGACGGCCCCGCCCGCCGGGGCTCAGATCCGGCCCCGCTCCCGGGCTCAGATCCAGCCTCGCTCGCGGGCCAGCAGGGCCGCGTGCGGGCGGCTGGTCGCGCCCAGGATGCGGAGGACGTCGGCGACATGGCGGCGGTACGTCCGCACCGAGATGTCCAGGTTCCGTGCGCCCGTCTCGTCCTTGGCGACCCGGCACATCTCCTCCATGACGCGCTGCTCCATCTCGGACAGCACGTCGGAGGGCGAGGAGTGGGTGTCGATCAGGGTGGACAGGTCCGTGGACTCGGCCCAGATCTTCTCGAACAGGGCCAGGATGTTGGAGACCAGGCCGGCCTGCTGGGTGACCAGCGCGCCGCGCGAGGTGTCCGAGGGGTCGACGGGCACCAGGGCCGTACGGCGGTCGTACACGAGGATCCGCTCGGACAGCTTGTCCGCGGCCCTGATCGACGCCCCCTGAGCAGTGAGTTCGCGGAGGTAGGCGACGGTCGGCGGGTGGTCGAGCGCTTCCCGCAGCACCACGCTGCGGATCTGCACGCCCCGGCGCAGACACCGGGTGTCCAGGGGGCGTGCGTGCGCGATGTTCTCGGCGGTGAGGGCGGTGTACGGCTCGACGGAGAGGATCTCCTGACGGGCGAAGAAGGCCAGGTCGTCGATCCGGTCGCGGATCTGCGGGAGCAC
This sequence is a window from Streptomyces parvus. Protein-coding genes within it:
- a CDS encoding LuxR family transcriptional regulator; this translates as MNGGSLSILGLDITEERAYRHFLRNPGTGTEDIGVLLHSPREEVEKALARLDELGLLRTDEHGGVSAAAPETAVERLTEIRLRELHEQLHQVTRSRHLIAELTAEQQTRPLATQGVERLEVLPQIRDRIDDLAFFARQEILSVEPYTALTAENIAHARPLDTRCLRRGVQIRSVVLREALDHPPTVAYLRELTAQGASIRAADKLSERILVYDRRTALVPVDPSDTSRGALVTQQAGLVSNILALFEKIWAESTDLSTLIDTHSSPSDVLSEMEQRVMEEMCRVAKDETGARNLDISVRTYRRHVADVLRILGATSRPHAALLARERGWI